In the Corythoichthys intestinalis isolate RoL2023-P3 chromosome 12, ASM3026506v1, whole genome shotgun sequence genome, one interval contains:
- the abhd13 gene encoding protein ABHD13 → MEKPWRLWGAVERCFLTLVSWSWGACRVSLLALILTFHLYGGFVLLALILASVAGILYKFQDALLYFPDQPSSSRLYVPVPTGIPHENVYIRTKDGVKLNLILLRYTGGDATPGATAAPSPSSPPTILYFHGNAGNIGHRVPNALLMLVNLKANVVLVDYRGYGKSEGEPCEEGLHLDAEATLDYVMSRPDLDKTKVILFGRSLGGAVVLRLASVNPHRVAAVMVENTFLSIPHMAATLFSFLPLRLLPLWCYRNQFLSYVRVAQCRMPSLFVSGLSDQLIPPVMMKQLYEMSPARTKRLAIFPEGTHNDTWQCQGYFAALEQFIGELLKSHAHEESVQTSSNVTII, encoded by the coding sequence ATGGAGAAGCCGTGGAGGTTGTGGGGAGCAGTGGAGCGTTGCTTCCTCACTTTGGTCTCCTGGTCGTGGGGCGCCTGCCGTGTCTCCCTGCTGGCCCTCATCCTGACCTTCCACCTGTACGGGGGTTTTGTCCTCCTGGCTCTTATCTTGGCCTCCGTGGCAGGCATCTTGTACAAATTTCAAGATGCACTCCTCTACTTCCCCGACCAGCCATCATCCTCGCGCCTCTACGTCCCTGTGCCAACGGGCATCCCGCACGAGAACGTATACATCCGCACCAAGGATGGCGTCAAACTCAACCTCATCCTTCTGCGCTATACGGGCGGAGACGCAACTCCCGGAGCAACGGCCGCTCCctctccctcatcgccgcccacCATCCTCTATTTCCACGGCAACGCGGGCAACATTGGGCACAGAGTGCCTAACGCGCTGCTCATGCTAGTCAACCTGAAAGCTAACGTGGTGCTGGTGGACTACCGCGGCTACGGCAAGAGCGAGGGCGAGCCTTGCGAGGAGGGCCTCCACCTGGACGCCGAGGCCACTCTGGACTACGTGATGAGCCGGCCCGACTTGGACAAAACCAAAGTGATACTGTTCGGCCGCTCGCTGGGGGGCGCCGTGGTCCTGCGCCTGGCGTCGGTCAACCCGCACCGTGTGGCCGCCGTGATGGTGGAAAACACCTTCCTCAGCATCCCGCACATGGCCGCCACGCTCTTCTCTTTTCTGCCCTTGCGTCTGTTGCCGCTGTGGTGCTACAGGAATCAATTCCTGTCCTATGTGCGGGTGGCGCAGTGCCGCATGCCCTCACTTTTCGTCTCGGGCCTGTCGGACCAGCTCATACCGCCGGTCATGATGAAACAACTGTACGAAATGTCGCCAGCGCGGACTAAACGCCTGGCCATCTTCCCCGAAGGCACTCACAACGACACGTGGCAGTGCCAGGGTTACTTCGCCGCGTTAGAGCAGTTCATTGGCGAGCTGCTTAAGAGCCACGCCCACGAGGAGAGCGTGCAGACGTCTTCTAACGTCACCATCATTTGA